Genomic DNA from Cupriavidus pauculus:
TTTGCCACTGCCAGCGGGCTCAGCGTGGCCAACGTGTATTACGCCCAGCCGCTGCTCGATGCCATCGCGCGCGATTTCGGCCTGGCGGAGGCCGCCGTGGGCAGCGTGGTCACGATGACGCAGGTCGGTTGCGCGCTTGCGCTGGTGCTGCTGGTGCCGCTGGGCGACCGCCTCGACCGACGCAGACTGATGATGGGCCAGCTGGCGGCGCTGATCGTGGCGCTCGTCGCGGTCGCCGCCGCACGTTCCACGCCCTTGCTCTACGCCGGCATGATGGCCGTCGGGCTGCTCGGCACGGCCATGACGCAGGGGCTGATTGCCTACGCCGCGAGTACGGCCAGCGGCGACCTCGCGCATGAACAGGGCCGCATCGTCGGTGCCGCGCAAGGCGGCGTGTTCATCGGCCTGCTTGGAGCCCGCGTGTTCTCGGGAGCGATCGGCGACATCGCGGGCTGGCGCGGCGTCTACCTCGCATCCGCCGGGCTGATGCTGGCGCTGGCGGTTCCGCTCTGGCGATCGCTGCCGCGGCTGTCCGCGCCACGGGTCGATGTCGGCTATGTTCGCCTGCTGGGGTCCATGCTCACGCTGCTGCGCGAGGAGCGCGTCCTGCGGCAGCGCGGCATGCTCGCGCTGCTGATGTTCGCGGCGTTGAACATCTTCTGGAGCGCGCTGGTGCTGCCGCTGAGCGCGCCGCCCTTCTCGTTTCCGCATACGGTCGTCGGCGCCTTCGGGCTGGTCGGCATCGTCGGCGCGCTGGCCGCATCGCGCGCCGGACGCTGGGTCGATGGCGGCCATGAACGCCGCACGACGGGCATCGCGCTGGTCGTGCTGTTGCTGGCATGGTGGCCCCTGTCGTGCCTGCAGGCGTCGTCGATGCCCATCGCGCTGTCCGCCCTCCTGCTTGGCATCGTGTTGCTCGACGCCGGGGCGCAGGCGCTGCACGTGACCAACCAGAGCATGATCCTGCGCAGCCGGTCACAGGCGTCGGGGCGGCTGATCGGGCTCTATATGCTGTATTACGCCGTGGGAAGCGGCCTCGGCGCGATCGGGTCCACAGTGGTCTATGCCCACGCCGGGTGGCAGGCGGTATGCCTGCTCGGCGCCGGCGTCAGCGCGCTGGCCCTCGGGTTTAATGGCAGAATCTCCAGCATTCAACGCCGTTTAATCCCTCGCCCATGATCAGCCTTGACGATCTGCGCCTGATTCGCGCCGTCGGCGCGTCCCCCTCGCTTGCAGCCGCCGCGCAGCTACTCGATCTGACGCCGCCCGCGGTCACCGTCCGCCTGCAGCGGATCGAGGCGCGGCTCGGCGTACGCCTGGCGGTGCGGCAATCGCGCGGCATTTCGCTGACCGATGAAGGTCATCGCCTGCATCAGGAGGCCATCGAGCTGCTCGACCGCATGGAAGCGCTGCCGGCGCGCATCTCGGGCGACGATGGCGGCATCCGCGGCAAGCTACGCATCGTGGCGCCATTCGGCTTCGGGCGCAAACACGTGGCGCCGATCGTGCGCGACTTTCATCGCCAGCACCGCGAACTCGAGATCTCGCTGCATCTGTCGGAAAGCCCGCTCTCCGATGCCTCCGGTGCCGATCTCGTGGTCACCATCGGCAAGCTCAAGTCTTCCTCGTGGGTCGCGCATCCGATTGCGCCGAACGAACGCATCCTATGCGCGAGCGCGGCCTATGCACGCCGCGTCACCGGCCTCGAACACCCGTCCGACCTCACGCGCTATGCCTGCCTTTGCCTGCGCGAGAACGAGGAAGACGTGACGCGCTGGCGCTTTCTGCCCGGCAACGGGCGGCACGCCGACGCACGCAAGGCGGTGACGATCCGCGTGCCGGGCGTGCTGTCGTCCAACGACGGCACGATCATTTCCGACTGGGCATTGGCCGGGCTTGGCATCGTCGAGCGCTCCGAATGGGACGTGGCGCCCCTGATCGCTTCGGGCAGGCTCGTGCGGCTGCTGCCGGGCTGGAGCCTGCCGCCTGCACCGGTCATGGCCCTATTGCCTTCGCGCACGGGCGTGTCGCTGCGGCAGCGCGCTTTCCTCGAAGCGCTGCGCGCGGCACTATCGCCGCCGCCATGGCGGAGCGTTAAATCCGCTTAAACGAAGCATTCATGCCGCATTAACCACGGCGGGACCGCGGGGTCCTATAGTGGCGGCATCTTTCATCGATAACGCCGCCTCGGCCGACATCATGCGCTTCGACACGCTGAACACCCCCGCCGCCCTGATCGACCTCGACCGCATGCAGCGTAATATCGCGCGCATGCAGTCGCGCATGGACGCCCTGGGCGTCGGGTTCCGCCCGCACGTCAAGACGACGAAGTGCCGCGAAGTGGCGGAAGCGCAGATCGCGGCCGGCGCGCGGGGCATCACCGTTTCCACGCTCAAGGAGGCGGAGCAATTCTTCGATGCGGGCGTCCGCGATATCGTCTACGCCGTCGGCATGGCGCCGACCAAGCTCGCGCAAGCGCTGGCGCTGCGCCGCAAGGGCTGCGACCTCAAGATCGTGGCCGATAGCGTGCAGACCGCGGAAGCCATCGCGGCCTTTGGCAACGCGCATGGCGAGGTCTTCGACGTGTGGATCGAGGTGGATGTGGATGGCCACCGTTCCGGCATTCCGCCCGAGAGCGGCACGCTGCTCGACGTGGGTCGCGCGCTCGTGTCCGGCGGCATGCGCCTCGGCGGCGTGATGGCCCACGCGGGCTCCAGCTACGACTACGACACGCACGACGCCCTCGTCAGGATCGCCGAACAGGAACGCGCGGGCACCGTGCTGGCGGCCGAGCGGCTGCGCGCGGCGGGCCTGCCCTGCGACGTGGTCAGCATCGGTTCCACGCCGACTGCGCTGACCGCCGAACAACTGGCCGGTGTCACCGAAGTACGGGCCGGCGTGTACGTGTTCTTCGACCTCGTCATGCACAACGTAGGCGTGTGCGAGACCTCCGACATCGCGCTGTCCGTGCTGACGACCGTGATCGGTCATCAGACGGACAAGGGCTGGGCCATCGTCGATGCGGGCTGGATGGCCATGAGCCGCGACCGCGGCACACAGCGCCAGAAGCACGACTTCGGTTATGGCCAGGTCTGCACCGAGCAGGGCGAGGTCATCGACGGCTATGTGATCAGCGGGGCCAATCAGGAGCACGGTATCGTCTCGCGCAACGGCGAGCCCGACCTTGCCATCGCCGAGACCTTCCCGATCGGCACGAAGCTGCGCATCCTGCCGAACCATGCATGCGCGACCGGCGCGCAGCATCCCGAGTACCAGGCCGTCAGTGCGGATGGCTCGGTGCGGACGTGGCCGCGTTTCTACGGCTGGTAGTCGCCCCCGCATTGCCGCGCGCGCCGAGCAGCAGCAGTCCGGTGGCCAGCGCGGCAGCGGTACCGAGCCACAACGCGCCCGGGATGCCGAGGCGGTCCGCCACGAGGCCGCCGACCAGCGCGCCCGCGCCGATCGCCACCTGCGCCATCGAGACGAACAGCGCGGCAATACTCTCCAGATGGTCGGGCGCGCTGCTGAACAGGAACACCTGCATCGCGATCGGCAGCATGCCGAATGCGAAGCCCCACGCGACCACCGCGCCGCTGGCGGCCCACATGTTCGCCCCGAACTCGAGCAGCAGCAGGATGGCCGTGCCCAGCAGCGCCACGGTGCCCAGCAGCGCGAGATGGCGATCGCGCGTGGCCGCCCAGCCCCCGAACAGGTTGCCGAAGAAGCCCGCCACGCCATAACCGAGCAGCACCGCGCTCAGGCCGCCGGCCTCGATATGCGACACCTGATTCAGAAACGGCGCGATATAGGTATAGGCCGCGAATTGCCCGAGAAAGATCAGGATCGTCGCCAGCAGGCCGATGCGCGCGGCGCGCCGGCGCAGCACGAGCGGAATGGCCTTGAGTCCCGACCCCGCCTGCGGCGGAATGCGCGGCAGCAGCGTGACGAGCGCCACCACGACGAGCGCGGCGATCGCGGCCGATGCCGCAAACGCGCTGCGCCATCCCATCAGGTTGCCGAGCAATGCGCCCGCCGGCACGCCTGCCACCGTGCCGAGCGATACGCCCGAGAAGATCAAGGCGGTGGCGCGCGGCCCTTCGCCGTCGCCGCGCAGGCGCGGCCCCAGCGAACCGCCCACGGTCCAGAAGCCGCCCACGCCGATGCCCAGCAGCACGCGGCCAGCCAGCAGCATCGGATAGTTGACGGCGGTGGCCACGAGCACATTAGAGATCACGAGCAGCCCGAGCATGAGCCAGAGCACGTGGCGGCGATCGAAGCCGGCCGCCAGCGCGATCGTGGACGGCGCCGCGATGGCCGCGAGCAGGCCGGGCACGCTGACCATCAGGCCGGCCTGCCCTTCGGTAATGCCGACATCGCCCGCGATCTGCGGCAGCAAGCCTACCGGCAGGAATTCCGTGGTCACGAGCGCGAAGGCACCGACCGCGATCGATGCGACCGCGGCCCATGAGGCGGCCCATGAGGCGGCCCATGAGGCGGCCCGCGACGCGGCCGGTCGTTGTGTGGATGGCGTTTCCATATCGGAGGCTAGTGGGTGCACCGTTTCACTGTGGACGGCACGAGAATCGGAATGGCATGCAGCGAACGCGCGGCGATCGCCTGATGGGCGAGTGCGGCTTCGGCAAGCTCGAAATGCACGACGTCGATGTCCCGGAAAAGTCCCGCCCGTATCGCGCCGAACAGGTCCGCGGTCGCCGCGCCGATCGTGCTGGCGTTGACGAACTGCGGGGTGCCACCGCGCAACACGTGCACCGCGCGCGCCTGCAGTCGCGCGGCGTCGTAGCGCTGCTCGCCGGACGCGCCGCCGATGGCAACGATGTCGCCGCCGTCGCGCACCGCTTCCACGGCAATCGCGGACGTGGCACTGCCCACCAGATCGAAGACCACATCGACACCGTTGGGCGCAATCGCGCGAATCCGCTCGGCCAACGCGGGGTCGCCCGCATGCAGGCCGTGGTGCGCGCCGGCGCGAACCCTGGCCAGCTTGTCGCGCGAGCCGGCCACGCCGATCACGGTGGCGCCCATCGCCTTGGCCCAGCGCGAGAGAATGCTGCCCACGCTGCCCGATGCACCGAGCACCAGCACGGTCTCGCCGGGCTGCAGCGAGTGCAGCGCCTTCAGGCCCATCCATGCGGTCAGGCCCTTCGCCAGAAACGTGGCCGCGTTGAACGTGCAGATGTCGTCGGGTAGCTTGACGAGCTTGGCGGCGTCGATCAGGCGCTCGCTGGCGTAAGCGCCCGCGGCAAAGAAGTACGCCACGCGATCGCCGGGCGCAAACCCGCCGGCATCCGGGCCGACCGCGGTCACCGTGCCCGCGGCCTCGAAACCGGGAATCGCCGGCAGCGGGAGCGGATAGCTGCCATCGCGCACCATCGTGTCGACGAAGTTCACGCCGATGGCTTCCTGCGCGATGCGCACTTCGCCGCGGCCCGGCGCGCCGATATCGGCTTCTTCGGCGTGCAGCACCTTCGGGGTGCCGTGTTCATGGATCCGAATCACCTGTGCCATGGTCATCTCCTTGGCGTGTGTTGTGGAACGTTGTGGAATGACGAAACTGTAGAGCGGCGATTCCGTTTTGATTAGGCGGTCTACAATTGATCCGTTTTCAAGCAATCATTGAAGGTGCCATGGAGACCCTCGCCAATCTGGAAAGCTTCGTGAAGAGCGCGGAGCTGAGCAGCTTTTCGGAAGCCGCGCGCCGGCTCGGCCTGACGCCGGCCGCGGTCAGCCGCAACGTGGCCATGCTCGAACGCAATCTCGGGGTCCGGCTGCTGCAGCGCTCGACGCGACGCGTCACGCTGACGGAGGCGGGAGAACGGTTTCTTGGCTCGATCGGCACGAGCCTCGATGCGCTGCAGTCCGCGATCGAGGAGACCGCGTCGGGCGCGGCCGAGCCGGCGGGCGTGCTCAAGGTCAGCCTCAGCCCTTCGCTCGGCAAGGACTTCATCCTGCCGCTGCTGCCCGCGTTTCTTGCCCAACATCCACGCGTCCGGCCCGAGTTCCATTTCGAGAACCGGCAGGTGGACCTCGTGCACGAGGGCTACGACCTGGCCATCGGTGGGGGGTTCGACCTCTCGCCAGGCATCGTCGCGCGCGCGCTCGCGCCCGTGCATGTCGTCGCGGTGGCATCGCCCGAATGCGTGCGCAAGGGGGCGGCGCCGTCGCGCCCGGAAGACCTCGCGAACCATCGCGCGATCGTGATGCGCAGCGTGACCACGGGCCGCATCCGGCGCTGGACCATGACCGACCGGCAGGGCAACGAAGCGCCCGCGATGCTCGGCGAGGACATCGTGATGAGCGATCCGGCGTCGATGCGGGAAGCGGTGCGGCTTGGACTAGGCGTGGCGATGCTGGCCGTGCCGGACGTGCTGGAGGATTTGAGGGCGGGAAGGCTGATCCGGCTGTTGCCCGAGTGGCATGCGGATGCGGGAATGATTTCGCTCTATTACGCGTCACGCCGGCTGTTGCCGGGCAAGACCAGAGCGTTCGTCGATTTTGTCATCGAAGCGTTCAGGCAGCAAGGGCTGGCGGCAAAGTTCGATGCCACCGCCCCCGGATCGAATCCCACATCGAATCCCCCGCGCGCGCGCCGGCCACGCAAGCCGGCGCACCGCTGAGGTATCGACACCCGGCGTCAATCGGCCGTGGCGCCCGACCGCTTCACCACGGTCGCCCATTTGCGGATCTCGCTATCGACGAACTTGCCCGTCTCCGCGGGCGTCATCGGCATCGGCTCCGATCCGCGATCGGTGATGAACTTGTGCAGTTCCGGCGATTGCAGCGCCTTGACGGTCTCCGCGTTCAGCAGGCTCACCGTGGCCTGCGGCGTCCCGGCCGGCGCCATCATCACGGCCCAGCCCAGCGCTTCGAAGCCGGGCACGCCCTCTTCCCGCACCGTCGGCACGGCCTGCAGCTGCGGCACGCGCCTGGCCGTGGTCACCGCCAGCGGCACGGCCTTGCCGGTATTGATCAGCGGCATCGCGGCGGTAACGGAGTCCACCATCAGCGGAATCTGGTTGCCGAGGAAGTCCGCCTGCGCGGGGCCGCTGCCCTTGTACGGGATATGCACGATGAACACGCCCGCCTGCGCCTTCAGCATTTCCGCGGACAGATGCTGCGTGCCGCCAATGCCGGCGCTCGCATAGCTGTACTTGCCCGGCGCGGACTTTGCCTTCGCGATCAGATCATGCAGCGACTTGAACCCCGACTGCGGCGTAGCCAGGAACACCAGCGGCACGGAGAAGACGCCGGTAACCGGTACGAAGTCGTGAAGCGGGTCGTAGTTGACCTTCTTGTAGAGCGTCTGGTTGATGGCCATCGCGCTGCCGGCCATCACGAGCGTATAGCCATCGGGCGCCGACTTGGCCGCGACTTCCATGCCGATATTGCCGCCCGCGCCCGCGCGGTTCTCCACGATGACGGACTGGCCCAATTGCTTGCCGAGTTTCTCCGCCAGCGCGCGGGCAAAGATATCGGTAGCCTGGCCCGGCGGGAATGGCACGATCAGCTTGATGGGGCGATCGGGATAGGCGGCGTGAGCACTGCCGGCAAGGCCAGCGATGGCGAACAGCAGCGCGGCGGCATGCGTGCGCGATGGCTTCAATGGAGTCTCCTTGTAGCATGCGTCGTCTGCGGACGACGTCTTGTCAAAGGAGAGAGGCTACCACGCCTGCATGCCGAGTTTGACCGCAAGCGCCACGAGCAGCGCGCCGACGATCCATCGCTGCGCCGCCAGCATGCGCGGATGGTCGGCCATCGCGGTCGCCACACGGCCCGATGCCACCGCCACGCACGCATTGACCGACGCAAACGCGATGGTCAGCGCGGCGCCGAGCGCCAGCGACTGCGTAAGGATGTCTCCGGCCTTGTCGTCGATGAACTGCGGCAGCACGGAGAGAAACACGAGCGCGAGCTTGGGATTGAGCAGGCTCGTCATCGCGCCCATCGCCAGCAACTTGCGCGTGCCCGTGCGATGCGGCGGCGCATCGGGTTGCATCGTCTCGAGCGGCGAGCGGCCGCCGGGCCGCAGGATCTTCCATGCCATGTAGAGCAGATAGCCGGTGCCGAACAGCGCCAGCGCGCGGGCGGCGCCCGGAATCGCCAGAAACAGCGCGCTGATGCCGAACGCCGCGCCCAGCATGTAGGTGAAGTAGCCGAGCATGACGCCGCCGAGCGAGATCAGCCCCGCGCGCGTGCCCTGCGATACCGAGCGCGCCATCACGTACACCATGTTCGGTCCGGGGGTGATGGCCAGCAGGCCGCCCACCGCCAGAAAGTCGTACATTGCCCGCATGGCCGCCCCTTGATATCGCACGTTCGAGGGCTTCAGTATTGGTTTGCGCAATCGATAAGTAAAACGGAATATACTGAATCGATTACTCAGCTTTCCTGACGAATAGAACACCCGGACGCCCCCTCATGCGCAAGCTCGATCTCGACGTGCTGGAGATGATCGTCGCCGTGGCCGACGCGGGCTCGTTCGCCCGCGCGGCGGAGGCGCTCCATCGCTCGCCCTCGGCGGTCAGCATGCAGATCAAGGCGATCGAAGATGTGCTGGGCAAGCCGCTGTTCGTCCGCGACACGCGCAACGTCGCGCTGACCGATGACGGCCGCACGCTTGCCGACTATGGCCGGCAGTTGCTCGCGATGCGCGAGGAAGCCTGGTCGGCCATCATGCGTCCCGAGATTCGCGGCCGCGTCACGATCGGCGTGCCCGACGACTACGCGTCGTCGCTGCTACCCTCGGCGCTGCGCAAGTTCGCGGCGGCCCATCCGCGCGTGGAGATTCGCGTTATCGGCATGCCGAGCCATGCGCTCGTGCCGCTGCTCAGGGACAACACGCTGGACCTGGCGTGCATCACGAAATCGCGCGGTGTCAGCGGCGAGTTCCTGCGGTACGAGCCCGTCGACTGGGTCGCGGGACGCGGCGGCACGGCTGTCTGGAAGGAACGCCCGCTCCCCATCGCGGTCTTTCCTCAGGGCAGCGCGGCGCGCGCCACGGCCATCCATGCGTTGCAGCGCGCGGGCATCCGCTATCGCATGTCATACGAAAGTCCGAGCCTGCTGGGGCTCATCAGCATGGTCCATGCGGGCCTGGCCGTCGCACCGCTCGCGCGTTGCAGCGTGCCGGAGCAAATGACCGTGCTCGGCGAGGCCGACGGCCTGCCCGAACTGCCGCCGCTCGAGGTCATCCTCGCGCGCAGCGCCCAATCGTCGCGCCCGCCCTGCGATTTTCTGGCGGAGCAACTGCTTGCGGATCTGAAGACATAAGGAGCGATGACTTGATGACGGAGCTTCAAACCCCAACGTCCCGTCCACGCGCCATCGGCCTCGGCAGCGCCGCGCGCGATCTCTATCGCGCGCTCTGGCTGCATGCGGAGGGCGTGCGCGCGCATATGCTCGGCGCGGCGGCGCTGCTCTCCGCCGCGCAATTGCTGCGGCTGACCATGCCGTGGCTCGCCGCGCAGGCGATCAACGCGCTCCAGCAGGGCCAGATGGAAACCGCCGGCCGGTGGATCGTCTACCTCATCGGTATCTATCTGCTCTCGTGGCTGCTGCATGGTCCGGGCCGTGTGCTCGAGCGCAACGTCGGCGTGCGCGTGCGCGAGCGTCTGGCCGACCAGCTTTACGCGCGCATCGCTTCCGCGCCGCTCGCGTGGCGCGACGGCCATCACTCGGGCGAGCTCCAGCATCGCGTGGTGCAGTCGAGCCGCGCGCTCTCGGACTTCGCGCAGAACCAGTTCGGGTATCTGCAGAGCGCATTCAACTTCGTCGGCCCCATCGTCGCGCTGGCCCTGCTCTCGCGGACCAGCGGCATCATCGCGGTGACCGGTTATGTGATCGTTGCACTGATCATCCTGCGCTTCGACCGCACGCTCATGCATCTGGCCCGCGCGGAGAACGATGCCGAGCGCCGCTACGCGGCCGCGCTGCTCGACTTCGTCGGCAATGCGGGGACGGTCATCGGCCTGCGGCTGCAGGCGGCCTCGCGCAAGCTGCTCGATCACCGCATGGCCGCCGTCATGGCGCCGCTGCGCCGCGCGGTCATGGTCAACGAAGGCAAGTGGTTTGCCGTCGATCTGCTCGGCATGGGCCTCACATGGATTCTGGTCGTGGTGTACGTGCTGCAATCGCGCCAGCCCGGGCAGGCCGTGCTGCTCGGCACGATCTTCATGATCTACCAGTACGCCCAGCAGGCCGCCACCGTCGTGGGTGCGATGGCGACCAACTTCCAGAGCTTCGCGCGCATGCATACCGACTACGGCAGCGCGGCACCGATCTGGGACGCGCCGGGCGACCCCGAGGCCATCGTGCCGGCGGTGGTCCCCGATGCGCCATGGCGGACGCTGGCCCTGCGCGGCGCGACCTGGCGCTACGCGAACGATGCACGCGGCGGCCTCCATGGCGTGGATCTGGAGCTCGCCCGTGGCGCGCGCGTGGCGCTGATCGGACCGAGCGGCGGCGGCAAGAGTACGTTGCTGCGGGCGCTCGCCGGACTCTATCGGCCGCAGCAGGGCGAACTGCTGCGCGACGGCGAATCACGCGACTGGAGCGAATTGCGGACGCTCGCCACGCTGATCCCGCAGGAGGCGGAGGTCTTCGAAGCCAGCGTCGAGGAGAACCTCACGTTCGGGGTACCGGCCGACGCGGCGGCGCTGCAGTCGGCCGTGCATGCGGGCGTGTTCGATGAAGTCTTGCAGCGCATGCCCGATGGGCTGGCCAGCACGCTCAACGAGCGCGGCAGCAACCTGTCGGGCGGTCAGCGCCAGCGGCTCGCCCTGTCGCGCGGGGCGCTCGCCGCGCAGGGCAGTTCGCTGCTGCTGCTCGACGAGCCGACCAGCGCGCTCGACCCACAGGCCGAAGGCCGTGTGTTCGACCGTATGTTCGCTGCGTTCCCGACGGCCTGCATCGTGGCGTCGGTGCATCGGCCCAGCCTGCTCGCGCGCTTCGATACGATCGTGGTGGTGGAAGCGGGCCGCGTGGTCGATGCCGGCCCGCGCGATGCGGTGCTGGCACGGCGGCCGGCATGATGGCTGCGGTCTAGCGAATCTTGCCGAAGCCGTCGGCGGCCCAGCGGCCCGCGCTTTCGCGCGTGAGGCGGAAATCGGGCCGCACATTGACGGTCGCGAGCACGTCGCCGAGCGGGTTCACCGCCGTCAGCGTGCCGAACGGCTCGAACTCGTCGGGCGTGATCGCGAGCCTGACGGAGATCACGTCGTCGCCGAGCTCGATCGACACCTGCTTGTTCAGTTGCGCGTGCAGCTGCTGCTCGTGGCGGCGAATGACCTCGGAAGCCGTCTTCACCAGCGTCTGATGCGCGGTGGCATCGAGCGGCTTCGGATCGACCTTGTTGCGCCCCATGGTCCAGGGACCGACCAGTGCGGGTTCGGCACTGCCATCGCGAATCATCTCGACAGCCCAGCCTTCGCCGTCTTCATTCTTGATGACGCGCGCGGTCCAGCCCTTGTCTTTCCAGAGGCGCGGCTCGTGAATCTGCTCGGGTTCAGCCGAGTCGGGTGCTTCGGTATGCGGGTCCATGCGTGAGGCCGGGAATGCGGAAATGCGTGCGGGGCATGGATTTTAGCCCAGTCCGCAGCGCGCAATGCCCGATTCCGACCATTGCAGGCCTAACCCGGGCCGATTCGGCGGCGCGATCCTGCCATCGACGATCTCCAGCGGCGCCTCGAGAATCGCGTCCGCCCAGCTCGTGTATTCGAGCCAGTGCGCGGTCGGCGTGGCCGCCAGCAGATGAATGCTGATCTCGGGAAACAGATGCGAGGACACGGGTACGCCCCGCGCGGCGGCGATCGCAGCGCCTCGCATCCATCCCGTGACACCGCCGATGCGCGCGGGGTCGAGCATCAGGTAATCGGCCGCGCGCGTGGCCACGACGTCGAATACCGCCTCCGGACCGTCGAGGTTCTCGCCAAGCTGGACCGGCGTATCGAGCGCCGCGGCAATGGCGGCGTAGCCCTGCAGATCGCCATGACGAATCTGCTCCTCGAGCCAGTAGACATTCAGGCCATCGAGGGCGCGGCCACGCTGGATCGCCTCGGGCACCGTCAGCGCCTGGTTGTAATCGACCATCAGCGCGGCATCGCTGCCCATCGCGCCGCGCACGGCGGCCGCAACCTCCCGGTCCACGCGCGCATCCGCGTGTCCCAGCCGCAGCTTCACCGCGTGGAAACCGGGTTCGAGCAGCCGCACGGCTTCCTCGGCCGCGTCCTTCGCGGGCATCAGGCCCAGGCCGTCGCTGTTGTAGGC
This window encodes:
- a CDS encoding ABC transporter ATP-binding protein; the encoded protein is MTELQTPTSRPRAIGLGSAARDLYRALWLHAEGVRAHMLGAAALLSAAQLLRLTMPWLAAQAINALQQGQMETAGRWIVYLIGIYLLSWLLHGPGRVLERNVGVRVRERLADQLYARIASAPLAWRDGHHSGELQHRVVQSSRALSDFAQNQFGYLQSAFNFVGPIVALALLSRTSGIIAVTGYVIVALIILRFDRTLMHLARAENDAERRYAAALLDFVGNAGTVIGLRLQAASRKLLDHRMAAVMAPLRRAVMVNEGKWFAVDLLGMGLTWILVVVYVLQSRQPGQAVLLGTIFMIYQYAQQAATVVGAMATNFQSFARMHTDYGSAAPIWDAPGDPEAIVPAVVPDAPWRTLALRGATWRYANDARGGLHGVDLELARGARVALIGPSGGGKSTLLRALAGLYRPQQGELLRDGESRDWSELRTLATLIPQEAEVFEASVEENLTFGVPADAAALQSAVHAGVFDEVLQRMPDGLASTLNERGSNLSGGQRQRLALSRGALAAQGSSLLLLDEPTSALDPQAEGRVFDRMFAAFPTACIVASVHRPSLLARFDTIVVVEAGRVVDAGPRDAVLARRPA
- a CDS encoding enolase C-terminal domain-like protein; this translates as MKPALHISAIRTRFVKVPMKFPLGTSAARVTAAPLLLVDLETKEGVIGRSYLFCYRDSGARAIAEILAEANGLIAGMEAAPAKIADFLGRRYALLGVTGVARMALAAIDIALWDAQAVAAEMPLATFLGGTLDPIPAYNSDGLGLMPAKDAAEEAVRLLEPGFHAVKLRLGHADARVDREVAAAVRGAMGSDAALMVDYNQALTVPEAIQRGRALDGLNVYWLEEQIRHGDLQGYAAIAAALDTPVQLGENLDGPEAVFDVVATRAADYLMLDPARIGGVTGWMRGAAIAAARGVPVSSHLFPEISIHLLAATPTAHWLEYTSWADAILEAPLEIVDGRIAPPNRPGLGLQWSESGIARCGLG